One window from the genome of Cryptomeria japonica chromosome 6, Sugi_1.0, whole genome shotgun sequence encodes:
- the LOC131072229 gene encoding uncharacterized protein LOC131072229, with the protein MEFTFTSCNGQALFAIDPIKAREDPVVVKNVPYYKARKKIEAEVMKLEVPQRPHNWGVPTISLEETDQKKDEFEDPRQKQVAKALLDSAWETKWRKQKYDELVAERVQKGIARFQQEAEAQERKRRKRDQKWWKWF; encoded by the exons ATGGAATTTACTTTCACTTCTTGTAATGGACAGGCATTGTTTGCCATTGACCCAATTAAGGCAAGAGAAGATCCTGTTGTTGTAAAAAATGTGCCGTATTACAAAGCAAGAAAGAAGATTGAAGCTGAGGTTATGAAACTTGAAGTCCCACAACGACCACATAATTGGGGA GTTCCAACTATCTCATTAGAAGAGACAGATCAGAAAAAAGATGAATTTGAGGATCCAAGACAGAAGCAGGTAGCAAAAGCTTTATTAGATAGTGCATGGGAGACGAAGTGGCGCAAGCAAAAG TATGATGAACTAGTAGCAGAGAGGGTTCAGAAGGGAATTGCCAGGTTTCAACAG GAGGCAGAAGCGCAAGAAAGAAAGCGGAGGAAAAGAGATCAAAAATGGTGGAAATGGTTTTAA